Below is a window of Candidatus Kapaibacterium sp. DNA.
CTTTGCTGGAAGGAGTGGCCGGGGTTGGGAGCCTTGCGCGGCTGTCGCGCTTGGGAGGGCGGACTGTGGCGTACTACTTGGCCTCTACGGTCGCGGCAATCTTGGTCGGCATCGGTGTGGCGAGCGTCGTGCGCCCGGGCACACTCGCCTCCGTCGAACAGCGGGAGCGGCTCCAAGAGCGCTACGAACAGGCCCTCGCTGAGCGCCGGAGTGTGGCCGAAGAGCTCCAGCAGAAGAGCCCGCTGCAGGTGGTGGTGGAGTTCGTGCCGGAGAACTTCTTGGCCTCCGCGCAGGACAACCGCCGGATGTTGCAGGTCATCCTGGCCACGCTGCTCTTCGGCATAGCGCTGACGACGGTCCCAGCAGAGCGGATTGCCCCGCTGCGCCAACTGCTCCAAGCCCTCCTGGCCGGGCTGCTGGCGCTCGTGAACATCGTCATGCGGATGGCGCCTGTAGGGGTCTTCGCACTTATGGCGGGACTGCGGATGGACTGGTCGCTGCTCTCAGCGCTCGGTGCGTACAGCCTCTCGGTCCTGCTGGGCCTCGGACTTATGCTGGGGCTAGCCTACCCATTGGCGCTGCGTTTCTTGGCGGGCAAGTCGGTACGGGCGTTCTACCGAGCGCTCTTCCCGGCGCAGGTCGTTGCCTTCTCGACGAGCTCCAGTGCGGCTACGTTGCCGACGACACTCCACGTCTGCCGCCACGGCCTGGGGATACGGGATGACATTGCCGGCTTCGTGCTCCCTCTGGGCGCCACCGTCAACATGGACGGCACGAGCCTCTACCAGGCGGTGGCAACACTCTTCATTGCCCAGCTCTATGGCATCGAGCTTGGCTTCGGGGCACTGCTGGCGCTCATCGCCATGGCGGTGGCCGCTTCTGTAGGGGCAGCGCCCGTGCCCGGGGCAGGCATCGTCATGCTGGTGCTCATCCTCCAGAACCTGGGGCTGCCCCAAGAGGGACTGGCCCTCATCGTAGCCGTAGACCGGCTGCTGGATATGAGCCGCACGGTGGTGAACGTCACTAGCGACGCCGTCGCCTGCGTCTTGGTCAGCGCCTGGGAGCGTCCAAGAGGAGAGGCCGCATGACCCTATTTTTGCAGAGGCGATGGCACCACCGGAGACATCGGTTGAGCTGCTCCGCAGCCGCTGGCAAGAACTACTGCAGCGAGTCGCGGAGGCTGCACGCTGTGTCGGACGCGATCCCGCCGACATCCGCATCGTCGCTGTCTCCAAAGGCCACCCACCGGAGCTTGTAGAACTGGCCATCCAAGCTGGCATCCGCTGCTTCGGGGAGAACTACGCCCAAGAGATGCATCGGAAGGCGGACTACCTCCGGCAGCGGGGGTACGAAGCGGAATGGCACTTCATCGGGCACGTGCAGACTAACAAGGTCAAGCTCATCGCGCCCATCGCCGCGCTCATCCACGGGGTTGACTCTCAGCGGGCTGCAGAAGCACTCAATCGCTGGGGTGAGCAGCACGGCGTCGTCGTGCCCATTCTGCTGCAGGTGAACACGTCCGGGGAGGCAAGCAAGCACGGGTGCCAGCCAGAGGCAGTGTTCCAGCTTGCCGAAGCAGTGCTCCAGCTACGTTCGGTGCGCCTCCTTGGGCTGATGACGATTCCAGCACCAGCGGAGGCTCAGCGTGTGCGGCAGGAGTTCCGCCTCCTGCGCCACCTCCGGGATGAGCTGCGGCAGCGCTACGGCAGCTCGCCCGAGGATTTCCCGCACCTCTCCATGGGCATGAGTGCCGACTATGAACTCGCCGTGGAGGAAGGAGCTACGCTCCTACGCATCGGTACGGCCCTCTTCGGCGAACGTCCTCCGAAGCAAGTCGTTGCCACACTTTCGCACGAGAGGCTGCCATGAGCCAACCCGTCTCGCTCCTCCGCCAGCACATGCAGGATGCCGTGGAAGTCATCCAACTGACGACCTCCATAAGGCCCTCCATCGGCATCATCCTGGGCACGGGCTTGGGGGAGCTGGCTGAGCGCATCGAGCAAGAGTGCGCCATCCCGTACGAGAACATCCCGCACTTCCCCATCGCAACGGTAGAGTCGCACCGTGGGCGGCTCATCTTCGGTCACCTCCGGGGACGCCCAGTGGTCGCTATGCAGGGGCGCTTCCACCGGTACGAAGGCTACACACTGCAGCAGGTCACCTTCCCCGTGCGTGTCCTCTATGCCTTGGGGGTGCGGACGCTCATCATCTCGAACGCTGCAGGGGCGCTCAACCCCCTGTTCCGCCGCGGTGACCTCATGATCATCGTGGACCACATCAACCTGATGGGCGACAACCCACTCATTGGCCCCAACGACGACTCGCTTGGCCCACGCTTCCCCGACATGAGCGAGCCGTACTCTCAGCGCTTGATTGCGCTAGCGGAGGAAATAGCCCTGGAGCTGCGGCTGAAGGTGCAGAAGGGCGTCTACGTGGCGCTGAGCGGGCCAAGCTTGGAGACCCGCGCTGAGTACCGCTTCCTGCGCTTCATCGGCGCCGATGCCGTTGGGATGAGCACCGTGCCGGAGGTCATCGTCGCCCGGCACATGGGGATGGAGGTCTTCGGGCTCTCCATCCTCACCGACGAGTGCTTCCCCGACGCGCTACAGCCGCTTTCGTTGGAGGACGTGCTGCAGGCAGCGCGGGAAGCCGAGCCGAAGATGACCCTACTGGTCAGTGAGCTGGTGGCACGCCTGCTGGACGCGGCTGGATGAGGTGGCTGGCCGCCATCGCGTGGGCCCTCCTCTGGGGCTGCGGAGACGAACCCTTCTACGACAGTGCCCCACCGCAGTGGCGCTTCCTACTGCTCACCGATGCCTCCACGCTGCAGGTACGGCAAGAGCCAGGGGGACAGGTCCTGCTTGCCGATGCCTACGGAGAGGCCAATGGCACGCCCCCGCCGGCTCCAATCCGCGATGTCGTGGCCTTCCGCAACAGCCTCTACCTCCTCCTCCAGGCGAACGCCGTGGCCGTGCTGGACGCCGAATCCTACCGACAGCAGGCCCTCATCCCCCTCCCTGCCCCGCCCTCAGGGTTGGCGTTCCCGAACGCGACCACGGGCTACGTCTGGCACGAGGGGGTCAGGATGCTCAGCATCCTCGACCTCCTACAGCTCCGGCTCATTCGGACGCTGCCGGTACCCGGTACGATTCGGTACGCCCTGGCCGTTGGACCGCTCCTCTACATGCTGGAGGAGCAGAGCTCTCGGCTTCTCGTCCTGGATACACGGACCGGGAGGTTGGTAGACTCGCTGGAGCTACCCCCTTCGCCGCGCTTCGCTGCCATTCGGGCCAACGGTGCGGAACTCGTCGTCCTCAGCGCCGGCAGTGGCGAAGACGGTCTGGCCCCCCGCGCCCCACGACTCAGCTTCGTTGGGCTCTCACCGCTCCGCCTCCTGGGGAGCTTACCAGTCTATCCCTCAGCAGCCGACTCCGCGCGCACGCGCATCACAGGGTTGGTGACGACAGCCGACGACTTCGCCTTCATTGGCACATTGCAAGGGCTCCTACGGGTGGACGTCCGCTCCCGCAGCGGTCTCCGCCTCCTCCAGCGGTGGAGTATCCGGCAGCTCCGGAGCGTTCCGGCTCGCGACGAGCTGTGGGTGCTCACCGCAGACGACACCCCCAAGCTCATCGTAGCAACCGGAACCCGGG
It encodes the following:
- a CDS encoding dicarboxylate/amino acid:cation symporter, yielding MPRRLSLPLQIVLGFVAGTAWSLLQPVLGLEAFTTAWIAPLGTLFLNLLKLLALPLVVASLLEGVAGVGSLARLSRLGGRTVAYYLASTVAAILVGIGVASVVRPGTLASVEQRERLQERYEQALAERRSVAEELQQKSPLQVVVEFVPENFLASAQDNRRMLQVILATLLFGIALTTVPAERIAPLRQLLQALLAGLLALVNIVMRMAPVGVFALMAGLRMDWSLLSALGAYSLSVLLGLGLMLGLAYPLALRFLAGKSVRAFYRALFPAQVVAFSTSSSAATLPTTLHVCRHGLGIRDDIAGFVLPLGATVNMDGTSLYQAVATLFIAQLYGIELGFGALLALIAMAVAASVGAAPVPGAGIVMLVLILQNLGLPQEGLALIVAVDRLLDMSRTVVNVTSDAVACVLVSAWERPRGEAA
- a CDS encoding YggS family pyridoxal phosphate-dependent enzyme; the protein is MAPPETSVELLRSRWQELLQRVAEAARCVGRDPADIRIVAVSKGHPPELVELAIQAGIRCFGENYAQEMHRKADYLRQRGYEAEWHFIGHVQTNKVKLIAPIAALIHGVDSQRAAEALNRWGEQHGVVVPILLQVNTSGEASKHGCQPEAVFQLAEAVLQLRSVRLLGLMTIPAPAEAQRVRQEFRLLRHLRDELRQRYGSSPEDFPHLSMGMSADYELAVEEGATLLRIGTALFGERPPKQVVATLSHERLP
- a CDS encoding purine-nucleoside phosphorylase, translated to MSQPVSLLRQHMQDAVEVIQLTTSIRPSIGIILGTGLGELAERIEQECAIPYENIPHFPIATVESHRGRLIFGHLRGRPVVAMQGRFHRYEGYTLQQVTFPVRVLYALGVRTLIISNAAGALNPLFRRGDLMIIVDHINLMGDNPLIGPNDDSLGPRFPDMSEPYSQRLIALAEEIALELRLKVQKGVYVALSGPSLETRAEYRFLRFIGADAVGMSTVPEVIVARHMGMEVFGLSILTDECFPDALQPLSLEDVLQAAREAEPKMTLLVSELVARLLDAAG